One Eremothecium cymbalariae DBVPG#7215 chromosome 2, complete sequence DNA window includes the following coding sequences:
- a CDS encoding DUF1708 domain-containing protein (similar to Ashbya gossypii AAR073W): protein MFRALRRKINHGKHSSKNGDGKGNDDEKRYQFSSNGGNYSGGNYNSGNYNSGTEGPQTNIPVVVKQPKQKRVVRNGASGKPQEKPSWEPGAVPLPQRIAQKELYTAADIHSELIKMDVTQRLVGRYYVYNVSVFRGPGDCRDLRDPNFNIFQRKGAINPISSRYVIYHLATYFKERLNSQLAKNNCNNTDLIRSAMEIFKPNLSHYSHSETKETKRILASFFPWDGCSLAGKWLQLEIEKHFGSSWNKLILALRIMWSELPQGIVPWESFSSFKRLEQKYYFPVTAFYNFIPQVLPSRDFTCIAYSFLEILVTIIGKTDLVVEKTTQMDLVFTAGQVCFTKSNAIDEYMDSDSGESFDVLTLNKIYYARGSALYHLFVSYLRSLVDKGKIKDFYLIDNFNVEQYPPAPYTPMTQRALTLTVPKFLVDDEMRNDFNHLIKLVSKASSRIYSSHHAFSKLENSFLDKFEENPLKVIESLFSKSSKRYLYKLDKQFSTNYFKTLNEKQHLNRALQELDPNNQYAVATWIESCKQHGFSEFLSMLEDNMGGDGTLVLGHPFLNSLTEGLQKEEEEEVYPVKLSKMGVSEWFISSWKYEMFLGKIHNTLVIKLTKRVGDCDWIVISTDERMASSGPSPPLSQSDSRRSELRELSHVKPNKQQLLKQCNNMRHSISEISLSRVRPPPLNLLGEHSSSPLMEDDAPTPAQKRLSCGSSAVNTIKAISRRSTASTTDATNHEDTQSVEHAQKSNGTTGTSDAMDSTTIGNSSNISHERARPPQVDSIMLATQPMQIGQNYDELYTPTGGAYVVPRPSIPMKTQNPSINSLSRSVGDHEISIITEESETDAEESAPNDTTLGLSYAERSHAFSSTTNTSSSSGELVPNEDSVEVSKKNIAKPIDFTARELYGQVKLVSDMDKQFSQESNGLKSPVNDIKFSQDKNAHSIYKNNNNHENNESKTPDNIVKESATKTDSVNRNTIIVYPQHGNQTENASGNTNEMVSLDKTIPIHKNGNESRPVTIQDKGGDIPTNLSSSPTGSRTSSKDSIVTEEFEFINNSESKSRSHSRLLDKKLPDTPTSPSISRSGYTNDFLDDFIDGYDERSNPDRITTQEITVKNTAEDTLFEKVKNYYEQAAIDKANKVYASAISNTRRGTSSTRYGVMPAGATAASDSPRHTAEGLDFGKTPCSYTPSVKSFDQAFNARETSATNSFNSSIVLKDDTGIFNSDEEDDFHKNSDYDVNRVSKFKSALLKTKRSIRGLNGYKA from the coding sequence ATGTTCAGGGCCCTTAGACGGAAGATTAACCATGGGAAGCATTCCTCGAAGAACGGTGATGGAAAGGGCAATGACGACGAGAAGAGGTATCAGTTCAGTAGTAACGGTGGGAATTATAGCGGTGGGAATTATAACAGTGGGAATTATAACAGTGGAACGGAGGGGCCGCAGACCAATATTCCAGTTGTGGTGAAGCAGCCCAAGCAAAAGAGGGTTGTACGGAATGGTGCGTCGGGCAAGCCGCAGGAGAAGCCGAGTTGGGAGCCTGGAGCAGTGCCTCTTCCGCAGCGGATAGCTCAAAAGGAGCTGTACACAGCTGCAGATATCCATTCAGAGCTTATCAAGATGGATGTTACTCAAAGACTAGTGGGCCGGTACTACGTTTACAATGTGAGCGTTTTCCGTGGCCCTGGGGATTGCCGTGATTTGCGGGATCCcaatttcaatatctttcagCGTAAGGGTGCTATTAATCCCATTTCGTCCAGGTATGTTATATACCACTTGGCTACATATTTCAAGGAGAGGTTGAACAGTCAATTGGCCAAAAACAACTGCAACAATACAGATTTGATACGTTCAGCTATGGAGATATTTAAACCTAATCTATCACATTATTCTCATTCAGAAACTAAAGAAACCAAAAGGATATTGGCCTCCTTTTTCCCGTGGGATGGATGCTCGTTGGCTGGAAAATGGCTGCAACTTGAAATCGAGAAACATTTTGGCAGCAGTTGGAATAAACTAATTCTGGCTCTAAGAATTATGTGGTCTGAGTTGCCCCAGGGCATTGTTCCTTGGGAatccttttcttctttcaagAGGCTGGAACAGAAGTATTATTTTCCAGTTACTGCTTTCTACAATTTCATACCACAGGTGTTACCTAGCCGCGATTTCACCTGCATTGCTTATTCGTTTTTGGAAATCCTTGTGACTATAATCGGTAAAACCGACCTTGTGGTAGAAAAGACAACACAGATGGATTTGGTTTTTACGGCTGGCCAGGTTTGTTTCACAAAGAGTAATGCTATAGATGAATATATGGATAGTGATTCAGGCGAAAGTTTCGATGTCTTAACGCTCAACAAAATTTACTACGCGAGAGGTTCTGCATTGTACcatctttttgtttcataTTTGAGATCATTGGTTGACAAAGGCAAGATCAAGGACTTTTACTTAATTGATAATTTCAATGTGGAACAATACCCCCCTGCTCCATACACTCCAATGACACAGCGTGCACTAACTTTAACCGTACCCAAGtttcttgttgatgatgaaatgcGCAATGATTTTAATCACTTGATCAAGTTGGTCTCCAAGGCAAGCTCAAGGATTTATTCTTCACATCATGCGTTTTCCAAACTAGAAAATTCTTTCTTGGACAAATTTGAGGAGAACCCACttaaagttattgaatctctattttccaaatcttcaaaacgGTACCTATACAAACTTGACAAGCAATTCAGCACGAACTACTTTAAAACGTTGAACGAAAAACAGCATTTGAATAGAGCACTCCAGGAATTAGATCCAAATAATCAGTATGCGGTTGCTACTTGGATTGAATCATGTAAGCAGCATGGCTTTAGTGAATTCTTGTCCATGTTAGAAGATAATATGGGAGGTGACGGAACGTTGGTTCTAGGACATCCATTCTTGAATTCGTTGACCGAAGGTCTACagaaagaagaggaagaagaggtCTACCCGGTCAAATTATCTAAAATGGGTGTTTCAGAGTGGTTTATTTCATCTTGGAAATACGAGATGTTTTTAGGAAAAATTCATAATACTTTGGTAATAAAGTTGACAAAGAGAGTCGGGGATTGCGATTGGATCGTGATTAGTACTGACGAGAGGATGGCCAGTAGTGGACCTTCACCTCCGTTATCGCAATCAGATTCTAGGAGGAGTGAACTTAGGGAATTGAGCCACGTAAAGCCCAACAAACAACAGCTACTAAAACAATGTAACAATATGCGTCATTCTATAAGTGAAATATCGTTATCAAGGGTAAGGCCGCCACCACTAAATTTGTTGGGCGAACATTCAAGTTCACCACTAATGGAAGATGATGCCCCTACACCTGCACAAAAACGGTTGTCGTGTGGATCTTCAGCCGTTAACACGATTAAAGCAATAAGTCGAAGGTCGACTGCCTCAACAACGGACGCCACAAACCATGAAGATACCCAATCAGTTGAACATGCTCAAAAATCCAATGGTACCACTGGTACTTCGGATGCTATGGATTCTACAACAATTGGAAACTCATCAAATATCAGTCACGAAAGGGCTCGACCACCTCAAGTAGACTCGATTATGCTAGCAACTCAGCCCATGCAAATTGGTCAAAATTATGATGAGCTATATACTCCTACTGGTGGTGCGTATGTGGTACCAAGGCCTTCTATTCCGATGAAGACACAGAATCCATCAATTAATTCCTTATCTAGGTCGGTTGGCGATCAtgaaatatcaataataacagAAGAATCTGAAACAGATGCAGAGGAGAGTGCTCCAAATGATACTACATTAGGTCTTTCGTATGCGGAAAGATCCCATGCCTTTAGTTCTACTACCAACACCAGTTCATCGTCTGGGGAGTTGGTTCCTAATGAAGATAGTGTTGAGGTAtcgaaaaaaaatatcgCTAAACCAATTGACTTTACGGCTAGAGAATTGTATGGCCAAGTGAAACTGGTGTCGGATATGGATAAACAATTTTCTCAAGAATCAAATGGTTTGAAGTCGCCTGTAAACGACATTAAATTCAGTCAAGACAAGAACGCCCATAGCATttacaagaacaacaacaaccacgAGAACAATGAAAGTAAAACACCtgataatattgtaaaAGAATCTGCTACTAAGACTGATTCAGTGAACAGGAATACCATCATTGTATATCCACAACACGGCAACCAGACGGAAAATGCAAGCGGCAACACGAATGAAATGGTATCACTCGATAAAACCATTCCAATTCATAAGAATGGGAACGAGAGCAGACCGGTTACAATACAAGATAAAGGTGGAGATATTCCTACCAATCTATCCAGTAGCCCCACGGGTTCAAgaacatcatcaaaagaCAGTATAGTAACGGAAGAATTTGAGTTTATCAACAATAGTGAATCGAAGAGTAGAAGCCATTCGAGGCTTTTAGACAAAAAACTTCCCGATACACCAACGAGCCCTTCGATATCACGTTCGGGCTACACAAATGACTTTTTAGATGATTTTATTGACGGTTACGATGAACGTTCAAACCCCGATCGGATTACAACCCAAGAAATCACCGTCAAAAATACCGCGGAGGACACTTTATTCGAGAAAGTCAAGAACTATTATGAGCAAGCAGCCATAGATAAAGCCAATAAGGTCTATGCTAGCGCCATCTCTAATACCCGAAGGGGGACTTCTTCCACGAGGTATGGTGTGATGCCTGCTGGTGCTACTGCCGCTTCCGATAGTCCTCGTCACACGGCTGAAGGGTTAGATTTCGGAAAGACACCATGCAGCTATACGCCCTCAGTGAAGAGTTTTGACCAAGCGTTCAACGCACGTGAGACTAGCGCAACGAACAGTTTTAATTCTTCGATCGTGCTCAAAGATGATACTGGCATCTTCAACTCGGACGAAGAAGACGATTTCCACAAGAACAGCGACTACGACGTGAATCGTGTATCGAAGTTCAAAAGCGCTTTACTAAAAACCAAACGAAGCATCCGTGGTTTGAATGGCTACAAAGCTTGA
- a CDS encoding uncharacterized protein (similar to Ashbya gossypii AAR074C) — MGLQNRPVNAQIISAHGGDGGDGDVRDGDGGMGRCLGGCDELRRPLAGRKTVCDLSQYVHRRIGGRCVSKGSQDEREDRCYALGRGVGGGGDGHLGGCYMMERSGMADGAGAKVLSGGGGVDEGSGLAMLPIMRTVSGVSAGKVQEKPQEEQQPQLVFGSRCNFNRERYSAPSLYGAGSGFGSVLSRRATTPMLVSTYMDDGGVSLVSSADESDGSPPNSAGSAGLEETVVLSSPCSRHHHRRNSIAVKFAKRCPQSH; from the coding sequence ATGGGATTACAGAATAGGCCGGTGAATGCGCAAATCATATCGGCGCACGGCGGCGACGGGGGAGATGGGGATGTACGGGATGGCGATGGTGGGATGGGTAGGTGCTTGGGGGGCTGCGATGAGTTGCGGAGGCCCTTGGCAGGCCGGAAGACAGTTTGTGATCTGAGTCAGTATGTGCATCGCCGTATTGGAGGTCGGTGTGTGTCTAAGGGAAGCCAGGATGAACGGGAGGATAGGTGTTATGCCCTGGGTCGGGGGGtcggtggtggtggtgacGGGCATCTGGGTGGATGCTACATGATGGAAAGAAGTGGTATGGCAGACGGTGCGGGTGCGAAGGTTCTGAGTGGGGGCGGCGGTGTTGATGAGGGCAGTGGGCTGGCGATGCTGCCGATCATGAGAACAGTCAGCGGTGTTTCTGCTGGGAAGGTGCAGGAGAAGCCGCAGGAGGAGCAGCAGCCCCAGCTGGTGTTTGGCTCGCGTTGTAATTTTAACAGAGAGAGGTATTCGGCGCCGTCTTTGTATGGTGCTGGTAGCGGCTTTGGATCTGTATTATCTAGGCGGGCTACTACGCCTATGCTTGTGTCGACTTACATGGACGACGGGGGAGTTTCGTTGGTGTCGTCGGCGGACGAGAGCGATGGCTCTCCACCTAATAGTGCAGGTTCAGCTGGCTTGGAAGAGACTGTTGTCCTGTCGTCGCCGTGTTCAAGACATCATCATAGAAGAAACTCAATAGCTGTGAAATTCGCGAAACGCTGTCCTCAATCACACTGA